The following proteins are co-located in the Oncorhynchus clarkii lewisi isolate Uvic-CL-2024 chromosome 30, UVic_Ocla_1.0, whole genome shotgun sequence genome:
- the LOC139389602 gene encoding T-box transcription factor TBX1-like isoform X2 — MDDSGPLSPKANAFSIASLISAAEQAGNARFDKHRTGLDKQNCYTSFKMHYSTVTREMEAFTTSSLSSLNAPGSYHLSPSPGDPYSQHDTHFEPCPAAQHSYNYSGSNPAQAQQSDTGSSNCSSSSPSSTPNSKSLVKKNPKVANINVQLEMKALWDEFNHLGTEMIVTKAGRRMFPTFQVKIFGMDPMADYMLLMDFLPVDDKRYRYAFHSSSWLVAGKADPATPGRVHYHPDSPAKGAQWMKQIVSFDKLKLTNNLLDDNGHIILNSMHRYQPRFHVVYVDPRKDSEKYAEENYKTFVFEETRFTAVTAYQNHRITQLKIASNPFAKGFRDCDPEDWPRNHRPGSLPIMSAFARTRNPMSSPPLQNGSEKEDNRRDYDRDPNGTPIHADPAHQLMSRVLSPALPVQGGLHAVPLTSGRPSPPHDLRIPDGHPLAQDTLHHHPYKYPTSYEHYLGAKTRPSPYPLPGIRGHTYHHHMNPATANMYSTTSAPANYDYGPR, encoded by the exons ATGGACGACAGCGGTCCCCTCTCTCCAAAAGCAAATGCTTTCAGTATAGCCTCTCTGATTTCAGCTGCGGAGCAAGCAGGAAACGCAAGATTTGACAAACACCGCACTGGCCTGGACAAGCAAAACTGTTACACTTCGTTTAAAATGCACTACAGCACTGTCACCAGAGAAATGGAAG CCTTCACGACCAGCAGCCTAAGCAGCCTCAACGCACCGGGGAGTTAccatctctctccgtcccccgggGACCCCTACAGCCAACATGACACCCACTTTGAGCCATGCCCGGCCGCTCAACACAGCTACAACTACTCGGGGTCGAACCCCGCACAGGCCCAGCAGAGCGACACCGGGTCTTCCAACTGTTCCTCGTCGTCCCCCAGTTCCACACCAAACAGCAAGTCTCTGGTGAAAAAGAACCCTAAGGTGGCCAACATTAACGTTCAGTTGGAGATGAAAGCTTTATGGGATGAATTTAATCATCTGGGAACGGAGATGATCGTTACTAAGGCTGGAAG GCGAATGTTTCCAACATTTCAAGTGAAAATATTTGGAATGGATCCTATGGCAGACTACATGCTGCTAATGGATTTCCTACCAGTCGACGACAAACGATACAg GTATGCTTTTCACAGCTCCTCCTGGCTGGTGGCGGGTAAAGCTGACCCTGCTACTCCCGGGAGAGTTCACTACCACCCGGACTCTCCCGCCAAGGGCGCACAGTGGATGAAGCAGATAGTCTCATTCGATAAACTAAAACTGACTAACAATTTACTGGATGACAATGGACAT ATCATTCTGAACTCAATGCACAGATACCAGCCGAGATTCCACGTCGTCTACGTGGACCCACGCAAAGACAGTGAGAAGTATGCGGAGGAGAATTATAAGACCTTTGTTTTTGAGGAAACAAGGTTCACGGCGGTCACAGCGTATCAGAACCACAGG ATAACGCAGCTAAAAATCGCCAGTAATCCTTTCGCAAAAGGCTTCAGGGACTGTGATCCAGAGGACTG GCCCAGGAATCACAGGCCAGGCTCTCTGCCAATTATGAGTGCCTTTGCCAGAACAAGGAATCCAATGTCTTCTCCCCCACTTCAGAACGGCTCAGAGAAAG AGGACAATAGGCGGGACTACGACCGGGACCCCAATGGCACGCCGATACACGCTGACCCCGCCCACCAGCTGATGTCACGTGTCCTCAGCCCTGCCCTCCCCGTCCAAGGAGGCCTCCATGCCGTCCCCCTCACCAGTggccggccaagccctccccacGACCTGCGCATCCCGGACGGCCACCCACTGGCCCAAGACACCTTGCACCACCACCCCTACAAGTACCCCACATCCTACGAACACTACCTGGGGGCTAAGACCCGGCCGTCACCCTACCCCTTACCCGGCATCAGAGGACACACGTACCACCACCACATGAACCCAGCCACAGCTAACATGTACTCCACAACTAGTGCCCCCGCTAACTATGACTACGGTCCCAGATAA
- the LOC139389602 gene encoding T-box transcription factor TBX1-like isoform X1 has translation MDDSGPLSPKANAFSIASLISAAEQAGNARFDKHRTGLDKQNCYTSFKMHYSTVTREMEAISSPWLTQLSHFCDVAAFTTSSLSSLNAPGSYHLSPSPGDPYSQHDTHFEPCPAAQHSYNYSGSNPAQAQQSDTGSSNCSSSSPSSTPNSKSLVKKNPKVANINVQLEMKALWDEFNHLGTEMIVTKAGRRMFPTFQVKIFGMDPMADYMLLMDFLPVDDKRYRYAFHSSSWLVAGKADPATPGRVHYHPDSPAKGAQWMKQIVSFDKLKLTNNLLDDNGHIILNSMHRYQPRFHVVYVDPRKDSEKYAEENYKTFVFEETRFTAVTAYQNHRITQLKIASNPFAKGFRDCDPEDWPRNHRPGSLPIMSAFARTRNPMSSPPLQNGSEKEDNRRDYDRDPNGTPIHADPAHQLMSRVLSPALPVQGGLHAVPLTSGRPSPPHDLRIPDGHPLAQDTLHHHPYKYPTSYEHYLGAKTRPSPYPLPGIRGHTYHHHMNPATANMYSTTSAPANYDYGPR, from the exons ATGGACGACAGCGGTCCCCTCTCTCCAAAAGCAAATGCTTTCAGTATAGCCTCTCTGATTTCAGCTGCGGAGCAAGCAGGAAACGCAAGATTTGACAAACACCGCACTGGCCTGGACAAGCAAAACTGTTACACTTCGTTTAAAATGCACTACAGCACTGTCACCAGAGAAATGGAAG CAATATCCAGTCCGTGGCTGACGCAGCTGTCCCATTTTTGCGATGTTGCAGCCTTCACGACCAGCAGCCTAAGCAGCCTCAACGCACCGGGGAGTTAccatctctctccgtcccccgggGACCCCTACAGCCAACATGACACCCACTTTGAGCCATGCCCGGCCGCTCAACACAGCTACAACTACTCGGGGTCGAACCCCGCACAGGCCCAGCAGAGCGACACCGGGTCTTCCAACTGTTCCTCGTCGTCCCCCAGTTCCACACCAAACAGCAAGTCTCTGGTGAAAAAGAACCCTAAGGTGGCCAACATTAACGTTCAGTTGGAGATGAAAGCTTTATGGGATGAATTTAATCATCTGGGAACGGAGATGATCGTTACTAAGGCTGGAAG GCGAATGTTTCCAACATTTCAAGTGAAAATATTTGGAATGGATCCTATGGCAGACTACATGCTGCTAATGGATTTCCTACCAGTCGACGACAAACGATACAg GTATGCTTTTCACAGCTCCTCCTGGCTGGTGGCGGGTAAAGCTGACCCTGCTACTCCCGGGAGAGTTCACTACCACCCGGACTCTCCCGCCAAGGGCGCACAGTGGATGAAGCAGATAGTCTCATTCGATAAACTAAAACTGACTAACAATTTACTGGATGACAATGGACAT ATCATTCTGAACTCAATGCACAGATACCAGCCGAGATTCCACGTCGTCTACGTGGACCCACGCAAAGACAGTGAGAAGTATGCGGAGGAGAATTATAAGACCTTTGTTTTTGAGGAAACAAGGTTCACGGCGGTCACAGCGTATCAGAACCACAGG ATAACGCAGCTAAAAATCGCCAGTAATCCTTTCGCAAAAGGCTTCAGGGACTGTGATCCAGAGGACTG GCCCAGGAATCACAGGCCAGGCTCTCTGCCAATTATGAGTGCCTTTGCCAGAACAAGGAATCCAATGTCTTCTCCCCCACTTCAGAACGGCTCAGAGAAAG AGGACAATAGGCGGGACTACGACCGGGACCCCAATGGCACGCCGATACACGCTGACCCCGCCCACCAGCTGATGTCACGTGTCCTCAGCCCTGCCCTCCCCGTCCAAGGAGGCCTCCATGCCGTCCCCCTCACCAGTggccggccaagccctccccacGACCTGCGCATCCCGGACGGCCACCCACTGGCCCAAGACACCTTGCACCACCACCCCTACAAGTACCCCACATCCTACGAACACTACCTGGGGGCTAAGACCCGGCCGTCACCCTACCCCTTACCCGGCATCAGAGGACACACGTACCACCACCACATGAACCCAGCCACAGCTAACATGTACTCCACAACTAGTGCCCCCGCTAACTATGACTACGGTCCCAGATAA